In the genome of Thunnus thynnus chromosome 6, fThuThy2.1, whole genome shotgun sequence, the window GTGCAAGAATCTTAGCCTCCTTTGGCTTTGAACAGCCTGCTGATAGTGAAAAAATCTCCCCCTTTGTTAAATCGCTCTAACAGCACAACCTGCATCCCCCCTGAACAGAAACAGTCTGCTACAATCCGACTGATGCATAGAAATTGCGGGAGCAGTTTCACAGTTCCCTCAGGAAACATGTCCATCCAGGTACAGGATGTGTGCAGTGGGTCACTCAGATTTTCTCAGGACTCGCAGTCAGGAGTTGAAAGATCAGAGTGAAAAGCCTCAGAGCGGCCGTCGCCTAATGGAGCGGGAAAAgcaccaagaaaaaaaaaaaaaagcttatcaCTAAGAGTCAATAGTAGGATGTTGATTGGGGGGGAAAGGAAGCATTGTACAGAGTTCAGGGAGCATACAAGGTAAACAGAGAGGAGAATAACAGTGAAGGAAAGTGGCAGGCTGGTAGTGTGACTGATACCAGCTAGAAGAGGACTGATAAAGTGGAAGGGTTGCACTAATAATCAATACGTAGTAGagtagtagtggtggtggttTAGGATAAGGAAGGAACAAAGCGCTCGTTCAACTGTCACAGATTGTGTTGTTGTCAGATGAAGACAAAAGTGATGTCAGGGAGTGACAGACTGAGTACAAGATTATTCTGTCAGTCGATCCGGCAACAACACGAGACAGAGCTACGGTGTGAAGGGAGAcgagggagggtgggggtccAGCCTGGAGAGAGGCAGAGTCACAGTGAAAGGCACACAGAAGGAGGGAAAGGAGAGGGGTGAGAGACCAGGCCCAGGTGCAGAGgtcaggaggaagagggggtCCACTCAGAATATGGTGGTCTCGTACTTAGTGCTGATGGTGCGCTTGGATTCCTTGGGGTCCACGAGCCACGTGGCGCTGCTCTGGGACTGAGAATCCCCCTCCTGATCCACAACATCTCCCTGTAAACACAAACGGAGAGCATCAAACTGTCTGCCTTTCAACAGCAGTGGATCTTTTAGTGAGTAATTACACAAACAGGTTTGGTCAGTAACAATATCACTGAATCACAGAGGGAAAGGAGAATGAACTCAGGTGACTATGTGCAGACTAACTCATCTGTTGGCATGGTTAACCTCTTTATTTGGGTGAAACTTTGTGATAATGCTCACATCCTTTTTGTCATGAATTAAGAGAAGATTCCTGTCTACCTGTGGAATCCACCTGCCAACAGGCCGCAACGTCTCCTATTGACATTTACCTAAAATTTACCCATAAAAAAAGTTGTGTAAATCCAAGTTTGCACAGATTGTAAATAAAATCTATACAATGGCAAAGCAGTATCGTCAATATAAACTATTATAATCATTATAACTTTTATTGTAACtgagtattatttttatttctcacaaatcacaaattttagtcactttcattcatttgtgaTGTAGCATACTTCACTACAGTTCAAATCACAGCTATTGAGAGTAAACTGTTGGGCTTCTCATAAGCTGCAATAGATTAGATGTGAAGACAGTTGCAGGAGAGTAACAAGGTTTTATATTCTTTGTTTGATAATTCTAACTCCACTATGTTTGTCTTTCGAAGTCATAAAAGTCACATCCAAAAATGTTATTCTTCATAAAAAGTTAACTCTTTCTCAGTACTTTTTAAAGGACCACCTTGATATTTCATCTAATAGATTTTTATGCCTTAAAACATCAGCAAAATAACAGTACTGAAGGATATTTTAGCACTCCACAGTTCCACCCTCACCAAAAACCAGGCACAGAATGAGCTTCTCTGTGTATGTAAACATTCATAGTATTACTACCAAACTGTCACTAGGGGGCGCCAGAGTCAAAAGTAACATAGCTGATAAAAGCTTTTATCAGAGGCCATGTATAGGAAAGTGTAGCTCatatatatctattttttttccacacacagcagtaaaatatataatatcagcaatataaatacataaaatgggGATTATGGGGTTGTTAAGGcagtgagagggaaaaaaaactaggaagaaaaaggagaaaagcatGGGTGGATGGAGACAGGACAGGATGGTATGACGATGTGAAGGCAGCACCTGGGCAGCAGGGCTGGTAGAGTGCAGCGGTAGGAAGGAGGGACGGTGGGTGGTGCAGGTGTAACAGTAACAGCAACGACTGTCGAGAGGAGGAGAGTCCTGGGAGAGATAAACACCGccaggaggaaagaggagaaagacagaagaaagggaaagagcacaagaaaaaaaaaaaagacaagaggcGGGGTTGTGAGAGAGTTACAGGAAGAGAAATTGATACAGATTTGAGCATGCAGCATGAGACAGGAGGAAACTGTGATTGTGCTGGATAGTTTTCAGGTGTTTGTAACTGTGGGAGTGTGAGGCAGGATGTTTTTTGGAAAAGTGCATTTGTGCTCAGCAAAACAaccctgattaaataaaggtggagcatttaaatatcaaaacacaGAGGTGAGGGAAACACAGGCAGACACTGAAGAAGCGAcagtaaaaatcaaaaatcttaCATGATTCTCTTTATGCCTACAATACACtagaagactttgaaaagacttttaaaagacTAAAGTCTGACACTCTTTCAAATCTCAAGACAAAGTATCATAAGTCACTGAGTCTTAAGTCACAGACTCAAAGACGGGAATCTTGCAGGGTCACTATTTGCAAAACTACGACTAGATtccttttgagattatttcACATCCTGCTCCTGGTGGAaatttacatgaaaaaatgttgaacaatggagcagaaacagaaacagcttttggccacagctgtccttgtgtgtgcagtggtttgcaccagtttctcctcctttttccaCAGTCCAAAAGAACCGAGAATTGTTCATCTACCCAGTTTTCGGCTTCCTATCTGGTGCTGGAGAGAACACACCTATTGGTAGTTGACAATGTTCACGTCATTGAACTTCACCATTTGCCGGAGCCAAGGCTAAAAACTTGCaataatatttaacatgtttgattttatggGACCgtcaagacaagaaaaagactGACGTAAGACAGCTCAGACTGAGTTTTATGACCTTATACCAAACGATCGAGATGACGGGGGCGAGCCGCGACTCTAGCAAAACTCTCATGATTTTATTCTGATACTGGAAATTTGTCTGCGACAGAGAAATTCCATTAAACAGACGGAGATGTGCGACTGGTCCCTGAGGTGTAATTATCTCATTTATATTCAACACAAGCTCACTTCTTAATGGTTTAAAGCTAATGGCCAGACGAACATTAGCACAGTGTAATAACGATGTGAAAAGCTGCAGACTGATACAAATGTTCTAAGTGTctaatgtgtttctgtgcgtTTAGATTCCAAAAAAGCTAGATCTATGTTcctataaaaacataattattacaTCAAGTGTGAGGATGACTCAGTAATGTGTGATATGCTTTAGTTTTACACCAGCTGCCATCTTGTAATAGCATTTTTTTGATTTGTGGATGtctctgacttctttttaatgCTGCAATAACAACAAGCAGAGCAATGCACTACATCATGTCCATGAACAGGTAAAGTGCATTTCAGGATAAGGAAAAAAAGCAGTAGCACAGCTTGTATTAGTTTTTGTGCCCCCATTAAACTCCAATCAACTCTTCCATTAAGTTTTAATAGGTTtaagagtgtgtatgtgtgtgtctgactacTACGCTGCGGTATGTATCCCCAACTCACCCCTGACTTCCGTACGCTGCCTCGTGGTTTGGGTACAGGTCGGCTGGACTTGGTCTCAATGACCTCTGAACCGGGTCCCACTGGAAGGTTCTGGTGCTGTTTGGTCCTCTGGGCCTGCAGAGCCAGCTGATAGGCTACCTCAAACGCCTGCCCCAGCGTCAGTATAATCTCATAGGTCAGGTTCtagcaaaaagagagagagagagagcaagcagACTTTTTAAGTATTCAGCATCCTCTCAGCAGATATAGAGCTGTCTCACAGTAAACTGAGCACAGTTTTGTTTCCAGGCTAAGGAACAAAACAATACTCAGTTTGCAGTGAGACAACAAAAGATATCATGACAAAGTTTCCTTGCCTGAAACTTCTTCAAAACCAAATTGCGTAACTTGGAGAAGTGACAGTTGTCTTGGGAGTATTGTGCATCAGCGAGCAGCTCCGCTCAGTACCTGGGCTGAATACATCTGCCGTAGTTTAGCATTTAATCGCTGCTGCATTCTATTGTTAAACCCTGACAGCTTCCAAATATGAACAAGCACTTTCAGACTAAAGACAGAGGATTCAAGCTTCACATTATGTGTCTTGGGAAGCTGAAAAAAGAACTTGTGGTGAGAGCACTGCGTCAATACAACACGAAGCTCTGAATTTATCTGCATATTCTTCACTTTTGAAAATATCTGCCCTTATGTGTCATCTGATAGCAGCGCTATGGTCAAAATCACCCCTGGCTGTTTTGGCCTTTGATGGTTCTCAAACTGCTGCGGCACCAACTTGATAAGGGGCGGCCCCTTGTTTCAACCCCACAGAGGAAATCACAGTAGAAACTGAGTGCTGCTAAGCTCCTCCAGACTGTAGACTGGAATGACCCTTGCTGCATTATGAGGCAGATTAGCAGGATAATCATCAGATCTCAAGGGGGAACAGAGTAGGTAATGGAGGGCTAGTTATCAAAGGCAGAGTAGCACTGTGTGTGTACGAGGAGGCAATCAACCCCAACTGAAGCGTGACACCTTGAAGAGATAGGGCAGTCTAGAGATAACAGTTTTGACCGTGCGGACTGTCACATCTCCTCAATGTTACAGCCACAAGTACGGGAGACGACGCTGGAGGAATTCAAATTTAGCAGTAAGGAAAGTTATCAGCACTCGCCAGAGAGCCTCCTTTAAATATGTTCACCTTGTTTATGCTAAAATCAAGCTGACACAAAAATTGCACGTCATATTCATTTCACTCTGAAACAGATAAACCAGTTTGTTTTCGGTTAAAGGACAATGAGGGTATCCTTACCACGTCTACTGTGCTGAACACGTGGCAATAGTGATGGCTGGTCTGCAGGTCCTTAGTGATGTAGGCGAATGTGCACAAGTCCTCTGGGTCCTGGGCTGCACACGAAATATTACGGATCTCATGCTCTGCGATGATGTTCTGCACCGAGAGGAGAGGAATGCATGAATGAGACTCAGTGACTTTAAATAACCCTCTGTAAAAGCTTCGCGTTTCTGTTTGATGGCATTAACACAAGGCAAACAGAATGTTAAGCTGTAACACACAGAACTCGaattttataatgtgttatgaaAATACCGAGACAGCCGCTGAGGAGGTGAAATCGAGACATAAAGTGGGTTTCGCAGCTATCGCAGGAAAGTGGAGCCATGAAAAGTTAAACCAGGCTGagtcttttttcattcatttcaaaaaaatgtcaatatgaggagatgtccccccccccccgtcagGAAATACTAACATGAACAAGTCTGACAGAAACTTGGAGGCATGACATTTACAATCAGAAGAGAAGCAGCGTGACGTTTGACTGGAATACTTTCATACACACAATCTCAAAATCTTACAAAAGCAAATGTGctgttatttatgtatttatttatgtatttgggTTCACTATAATGTGTAACATGACACGCAGGGTTAAAAAGTGAACTTTGATTGCTAACCTTATTGGCTGCATCAATGAACTTCACACCCTTGTATGTGATGGAGAGGACGATGGTCGGGACTTTTCTCATTTGTTCTGTCGACctctggatgaaaaaaatgaacaatacaAGCAGAAAGGACATTAAGGCCaattattatgtattaatatGTAGAATAGTCCATGTTGGTCCACTGAGACTACAGTAGAAAACTGTCTCATACCCGCATTTTGGCACAGGCATCCTGGGTGGATTCAGTACCCCGTAAATCCTTAATAAGCATGGAACCGAGGTACTATAAAGGGAATAGAAGACAGAAATATACTTTGAAATATTCAATGCAAACAGCATAATTTATGAACGAGAAAGGCGAAAACATACATTGGCTTCGTAGGCGCAGGATTCAAAGATGAGCTTCTCTGGCTGGTGATGCCAGTTCTGGACTGGAGCGTACGGTGCTGCCAAACTAGGCGGCCGCAGGGTCAAACGGGGTTCTCGATGCCGTTCCTCATACCgttcctggaaaaaaaattaagcatTAATGTCAAAGAAGACTTGCAGGGACACACTACAATCACATGAAGATACTGGAGGCCATAATGTACTGCTGAAGTGAGAGATAATCCACATACATGCGATCTGTGTCGTTCACTGCGATGTCTTTGGGTGACGTCATAGTCGGTATCTGGCACTTTTTTCCTCCCTGGTTCTCCTACTGGCAGCAGAGGGTCCATTGAGCGTCCTGTGTATGACTCCATCAGGCTAAGCGGAGATGAGGTCTGGGATCCAGGCAGGTCTTGGCactaaagagacagacacagtcagCTGTCACATGATGAACGCAACAATGATTGCtggctgttttgtgtttaatttttctCAGTAAATTTGCAGCTTTTGtggactaaaaaaaaatcaaaacattgaTGGAAACTAACAAGcttgagaggaagaaaaagcaTCAAACTCTCATTCGGTTCCTCATTTCAAAGTGTGTAACAAGtaaagtacagtatgttgttggCATAATAATGTAGGAGCCTCTACGCATGTCCTCACCCTGATCTGAGACAAACGAGGAGGCTTGACGGGAGGCTCCTCATAGGGCCTCTCTGCTAAGGAAGCAATGATGCGTTTCCTGTGACCAAGTAGGGTAATCTTTAGCACCTTgaggaaagaagaaattatTTGGTTAACACGTGTAGCAACACTTGAAGAATCAGAAATGCTGGAAAGTTGGAAGCGCACCAAGAAACGCCAGACATAGACGCTTAACTTGTCATAACAACTTTACTTGAAATCTTTAAACCTCAAGCCTTCAATGAGATCTTAAATGTCTTATCTTAGAATAGCTCTCACTTTGTTTTACCACAACAAAAAATGTGCTTTGCTTCCTTCAAACAAGAGACTTCTGTCTCAAAAGGCAGGTGAAGTGTCACTACCTCAAATATTACTGGTTTGTTCTCTGACATTTGAAGCCTGATCAATTGAAGTATTTTAAAACTACTTCCATAATATTCATTCAGTATTCACCTTCAGAGTTTCAGTTTCTTACCTTCCCAAACTGCGGCTGGTCTAAACTGTCAAAACGTGTCCCTTGTGCTGAATTTTGTTTAACATACTCGCAAACTAATTTCACCCTCCAATACTCCTCATAGTCCTCATGTACGTCACCGTGACTCACATTGACAATCTCCAGTTCCCAAAGGTTTTTGACACAATCCAGAGTGCGATAGCCACTGGCCAGGAAGTTGTGCAAGTACTCGTGCAGGCCCAGATTCTCCAGCCAGGAGGACAGCGAGCTGCTGCCGTCACAGCCCAGTGCTTTCACCTGCAGGAGAGGACTAAATCATTCACTGATACTTCGAGAGCTTTGGGACAATGACTGGCCCTGCATGGTgcctttaaagttttttttttttgcctcactCTGAAGAACTGGCTAAAATAACCTCATACATGTATATTGGTACCTCAAAGGAGCTAAGAGACTATCTGTTAGACTTATACAACACGCCTTGGTATTAAAGGGAAGATTAGCACTTTGTGATCCAACATCAGAGGCAATGCAAGACAGTGAATCAGCTCTGACTACGCTGAGATTAGTATTGAGGCAGTAATCAATGATTTGTTACCTTGGGTAAGGAACGTGCTGCATGCAAGATCTTCTTTCTGTGGCTCGGGTCTGTGATTCCAATTTCTCTCAAGTCCTGGTCTTCCATTACATTACTCCCCTGTagcacaaaataaaatgcttgTTAAAGGATTTGTGTAGTTTCTTTATACCCGTGGCTGTAGCAGCCTCCAGAAAGTGTGGTACACACAAGTAGAACACAGTAGAGATGTGCCGGTGTACTGTTTTTACAATGGACCGCAATGGTAACAATACTGCAAACCATTTCCATTACCGTCATTACAGTAATTATTGCGGTTTTCAGAGGGTACATGAACAAAGCACAGCTCCTCTGTTTTTcttagcagttttttttttggataaatcACAAGAAAAGACTATTTTACTGGTCACATCAAGACACAGCAGTCAGAGCAGGACCAGAGAAGCATTAGCTAGTCAACCTACTCAAGTGTAGCCAGtttatgtatatacagtaccagtcaaaagtcaaaTCAGAACATGAACTGAATCTAACTGAAAGTTGACTCTCTTTAAACAACCAACCTGCTTTTGTTTGGAGTGTTTTTTAGTTTCTTGGTGTTAGTTCATTCACAGTAATATATTCAgttctgttcagtttgttcAATTTGATTAAATCCAAGGTGAACATGACATTAAGTAATTTTACTATATAGCAGTATTTCAGAAGAAGTCTGACAATTATTGTGATAACACCatttactgtgatatttttgtccacaataaataaaaatgaattcacACTCTGCAGCACcgtatataaaatgttttatactgCAGAATCTTAAGGGTAAGAGCCAGGTTGAATGATCAAGTCATATGaataaatctttaaatacactgaaaatcTAAAGCACAGAATGCAATCTGGTTGAGACTCCAATAGAAGAGCCTATGCTGCACGGTTAGTATTGATCACACGTAATGGTAccattgcagaaaaaaaaggtcaatcATTCCTGAGTGGGATCTTCAAACTCCTCCCTGGGACTCCAACCTACTGACTGTAGTGAATGGGAGCCACGTCAATAACCCCTTAAATGAGACTTAAGTGTGTGGGGGAGGGAACTGACAGGCGTGTGTGTGAACGATGGTCAAACCCATCTTTGGTTACAAACAGTATCACCTTTGAGACTGTGTGACAGGCAGGTAATGGATAATGGAGAAATGAATGATAAATCAATGTCAGAATTGCAAGTGTACAGGGATATGAGATGGAGGGGTAGGAATACTCGTGCATCAATGGTTGATAGTAGCTGATGGCTGCAGGGAGGAGAAAATCAACACACTCTGATATGTAAGAGGAAAGTATTTTTTACACTGCAAAATCATTCATCAGCAGTCTAAATAAATGAGTTATTGCAAAGCATTACTACTCAGATGACCAGTGAGTAAAGTAGTCCATCTTGTCATCTGTAGAAGAGTTATCCGAAAACGCTCACTGCGTTACTTCTGAAGAAGAGGTCAGCAACTAAATCTCATCTGTTAAAGTATCATGACGCTCCATGAGAGATGCTGCCTCAGGAACAAATTGTGACGGCTCAGGGCTCATGTGGCTGACTCTTCAATATGAACCTCAGGTTAATCCTATAGTGCTCAcctaggcacacacacacacacacacacacacagacacacacaccaacacacagtAACAGGATAGAAGAGGAGATGTCTGTAGGTCAAACCTGACATCCTGTTTTTCATGCAGACAAGGTAGATACAAACAAGGGGCGGAaaggatgaagagagaggaggagcgaGCCTGTCAGTGAATGTAAAAACTGCAGACTAATCTGTGTAATGCTGCATGCGGAGTCACAATGTTAATCAATTTTGTTGAGTGAGCCACTGATATATAGTGACGTTAAAGTcatagtgtgtgagtgtgtaataTGAGTAGTTTATCAGCAGCCTGTTTGTGGGgattttgaaaaagaaagacaaagaaaaacccaaagacagatagaaagacagaaaggaagaaagaaagaaagttaaGAGCAAATTGGTGCATGAACTCGGTCATAACCACGGTGAGACGTGACCCGAGTTAGAGCTCAGATTGAGCACAAGACATCATGACGCATCTCTTTCGCTTTCTTAATACCTCGCACTAAACTGACAACTTGAAGCCCATTATCTCTGAGCAGCAACACGCTGATCGCTGCCTCTCCAGCTGAGGATTGAAACTATTTGGGGAGCTGGATGGATAATAACACTTTGACAGTGCATGGATCATTGCATTACTGTCCCACTGGAGATGAACTGATAAATGGCTCTGCGGGGGGAAATAGCTCAGACAGACTGGCTCTACAGTCTTTGCTCCCGTTTTCTGGGGTTGTTTTCTGCACTTTTACTGTTAAGtagatgtgttttatttaatccGGCTATTTCGTGTTTCTcgtgtgttttctgtgtaatttgcTCGTGTTTATGTCTTGTTCTTCCTGCGGTTATGGTTTCTTGAGCTTTATAGAGTGTTAAGATGCTGTTAATGTTATCCATCACTGAGGTATGCACAGGAGGCACCgtgtttgaacaaaaaaaatcttgttctAATGtttgcagtggaaaaggaaattATCTTATCAGAACAAAACGGCTGATGTGAAAAAGACATAATGGGCCATGTGGGATTTGCGGCCTTGTTAGAGATTGACGTTAGTACTGAAATGATTAGCTCATTAATCAACTAGTAGGTTCACAATCAATCACCCGgaattttaataattgattaactgtttaaggcttttttcaag includes:
- the LOC137184797 gene encoding ankyrin repeat and SAM domain-containing protein 1A-like isoform X10, which codes for MAAILTDCDPKAIYATVNKEPRDSGAGAVSAGRMRPPGDLKLARSLSKSDSDLLVSPPSEEEGGLGNRSESVSNCSTGKKRLEKSPSFTSEWDEIEKIMTLIGAGIDFSRDQQYATPAGAAGRLLDQPVGDWLEHVGLPQYESKLLLNGFDDLHYMGSNVMEDQDLREIGITDPSHRKKILHAARSLPKVKALGCDGSSSLSSWLENLGLHEYLHNFLASGYRTLDCVKNLWELEIVNVLKITLLGHRKRIIASLAERPYEEPPVKPPRLSQIRCQDLPGSQTSSPLSLMESYTGRSMDPLLPVGEPGRKKVPDTDYDVTQRHRSERHRSHERYEERHREPRLTLRPPSLAAPYAPVQNWHHQPEKLIFESCAYEANYLGSMLIKDLRGTESTQDACAKMRRSTEQMRKVPTIVLSITYKGVKFIDAANKNIIAEHEIRNISCAAQDPEDLCTFAYITKDLQTSHHYCHVFSTVDVNLTYEIILTLGQAFEVAYQLALQAQRTKQHQNLPVGPGSEVIETKSSRPVPKPRGSVRKSGDSPPLDSRCCYCYTCTTHRPSFLPLHSTSPAAQGDVVDQEGDSQSQSSATWLVDPKESKRTISTKYETTIF